A stretch of the Rhinoderma darwinii isolate aRhiDar2 chromosome 3, aRhiDar2.hap1, whole genome shotgun sequence genome encodes the following:
- the GTF2F1 gene encoding general transcription factor IIF subunit 1 isoform X4, producing the protein MTSLGGSSQSTSGQSVTEYVVRVPRNPSKRYNLMAFNAADKVDFSTWNQARMERDLSAKKMFQDEDQPDSGAGSEYNRKLKEEARRRKYGIILREFKIEDQPWVLRVNGKSGRKYKGVKKGGVTENASYFIFTQSPDGAFEAFPVSNWYNFTPVAKHRTLTAEEAEQEWERRNKILNHFTIMQQRRLKDQGQDDDEEEGGGKQEKGGKSKKKKKKNDLKIHDLEDDLEMSSTESEESGEEDGQSKAQKKAAQSKKKKKSRNDDEAIEDSDDGDFEGQEVDYMSDGSSSDDELPGKPKPVKEDELPKGIDEGTESSEESEEEKVEEEEEEEKKAPTPQERKKKRDSSDESETSEDSDIDGEASSALFMQKKKTPPKKDKKGGSNNSSRANSRPGTPSPDSGNTSNTLRAAANKLEQGKRGAAAHTPAAKRLKMDSGPPNTSGKSTPQPQSGKSTPCSGDIQLTEEAVRRYLTRKPMTTKDLLKKFQTKKTGLSSEQTVNVLAQILKRLNPDRKTVHDKMHFYLKE; encoded by the exons ATGACGTCCCTG GGGGGCAGCAGTCAGTCTACCAGCGGGCAATCTGTCACTGAATATGTCGTACGTGttcccag GAACCCCAGTAAAAGATATAATCTTATGGCATTCAATGCGGCAGATAAAGTCGACTTCTCGACGTGGAACCAG GCTCGCATGGAACGCGACCTGAGTGCCAAGAAGATGTTTCaggacgaggaccagccagactcTGGGGCTGGGAGTGAATACAATCGCAAGCTGAAAGAGGAGGCCAGGCGGAGGAAGTACGGCATTATTCTGAGAGAGTTCAAGATTGAAGACCAGCCCTGGGTGCTAAGGGTTAATGGCAAATCCGGGCGGAA GTATAAAGGTGTGAAGAAAGGTGGGGTGACGGAGAACGCCTCTTACTTCATCTTCACCCAGAGTCCAGATGGAGCCTTCGAAGCATTTCCTGTTTCCAACTGGTACAACTTCACTCCAGTGGCCAAGCACCGCACCCTGACCGCTGAGGAGGCTGAGCAAGAATGGGAGAG ACGAAACAAAATCCTCAACCACTTCACTATAATGCAGCAGCGTCGCTTGAAGGACCAAGGGCAAGACGACGATGAAGAGGAAGGTGGTGGCAAGCAGGAAAAGGGTGGGAAgagtaaaaaaaagaagaaaaaaaatgacctGAAAATTCACGACCTTGAGGACGACCTTGAGATGAGTTCCACCGAGAGCGAGGAGAGTGGTGAAGAGG ATGGTCAATCTAAAGCACAAAAGAAAGCTGCTCAgagcaagaagaagaagaaatctCGCAATGATGATGAGGCCATAGAGGACAGCGATGACGGAGACTTCGAGGGGCAGGAGGTGGATTATATGTCTGATGGGAGCAG CTCAGATGATGAACTTCCTGGAAAACCCAAACCTGTGAAGGAGGATGAGCTTCCTAAAG GCATTGATGAAGGAACGGAGAGCAGTGAGGAGAGTGAAGAGGAGAAggtagaggaagaagaagaggaagagaagAAAGCACCGACACCCCAGGAGCGAAAAAAGAAGAGAG ACAGCAGTGACGAATCGGAGACGTCCGAGGACAGTGATATAGACGGAGAGGCTTCCTCTGCTCTTTTCATGCAG AAAAAGAAGACTCCCCCGAAGAAGGataaaaaaggaggctccaacaACAGCTCACGCGCCAATAGCAGACCTGGCACCCCCTCTCCTGATTCAGGGAACACATCCAACACTCTCAGGGCCGCAGCCAATAAACTGGAGCAAG GTAAACGTGGAGCAGCCGCACACACTCCAGCTGCAAAACGTTTGAAGATGGATTCTGGACCTCCGAATACATCCGGAAAGTCAACTCCACAGCCGCAGTCTGGAAAGTCCACGCCCTGCAGTGG GGACATTCAGTTGACCGAAGAAGCAGTTAGAAGATATCTGACGCGCAAACCCATGACGACCAAGGACTTGCTGAAAAAGTTCCAAACCAAGAAGACCGGTCTTAGCAGCGAGCAGACCGTGAATGTGCTCGCCCAGATCCTAAAGAGACTTAACCCCGACCGCAAGACCGTACATGACAAAATGCACTTCTACCTGAAGGAATGA
- the GTF2F1 gene encoding general transcription factor IIF subunit 1 isoform X1: MTSLGGSSQSTSGQSVTEYVVRVPRNPSKRYNLMAFNAADKVDFSTWNQARMERDLSAKKMFQDEDQPDSGAGSEYNRKLKEEARRRKYGIILREFKIEDQPWVLRVNGKSGRKYKGVKKGGVTENASYFIFTQSPDGAFEAFPVSNWYNFTPVAKHRTLTAEEAEQEWERRNKILNHFTIMQQRRLKDQGQDDDEEEGGGKQEKGGKSKKKKKKNDLKIHDLEDDLEMSSTESEESGEEDGQSKAQKKAAQSKKKKKSRNDDEAIEDSDDGDFEGQEVDYMSDGSSSSDDELPGKPKPVKEDELPKGIDEGTESSEESEEEKVEEEEEEEKKAPTPQERKKKRDSSDESETSEDSDIDGEASSALFMQVTGNKKKTPPKKDKKGGSNNSSRANSRPGTPSPDSGNTSNTLRAAANKLEQGKRGAAAHTPAAKRLKMDSGPPNTSGKSTPQPQSGKSTPCSGDIQLTEEAVRRYLTRKPMTTKDLLKKFQTKKTGLSSEQTVNVLAQILKRLNPDRKTVHDKMHFYLKE; encoded by the exons ATGACGTCCCTG GGGGGCAGCAGTCAGTCTACCAGCGGGCAATCTGTCACTGAATATGTCGTACGTGttcccag GAACCCCAGTAAAAGATATAATCTTATGGCATTCAATGCGGCAGATAAAGTCGACTTCTCGACGTGGAACCAG GCTCGCATGGAACGCGACCTGAGTGCCAAGAAGATGTTTCaggacgaggaccagccagactcTGGGGCTGGGAGTGAATACAATCGCAAGCTGAAAGAGGAGGCCAGGCGGAGGAAGTACGGCATTATTCTGAGAGAGTTCAAGATTGAAGACCAGCCCTGGGTGCTAAGGGTTAATGGCAAATCCGGGCGGAA GTATAAAGGTGTGAAGAAAGGTGGGGTGACGGAGAACGCCTCTTACTTCATCTTCACCCAGAGTCCAGATGGAGCCTTCGAAGCATTTCCTGTTTCCAACTGGTACAACTTCACTCCAGTGGCCAAGCACCGCACCCTGACCGCTGAGGAGGCTGAGCAAGAATGGGAGAG ACGAAACAAAATCCTCAACCACTTCACTATAATGCAGCAGCGTCGCTTGAAGGACCAAGGGCAAGACGACGATGAAGAGGAAGGTGGTGGCAAGCAGGAAAAGGGTGGGAAgagtaaaaaaaagaagaaaaaaaatgacctGAAAATTCACGACCTTGAGGACGACCTTGAGATGAGTTCCACCGAGAGCGAGGAGAGTGGTGAAGAGG ATGGTCAATCTAAAGCACAAAAGAAAGCTGCTCAgagcaagaagaagaagaaatctCGCAATGATGATGAGGCCATAGAGGACAGCGATGACGGAGACTTCGAGGGGCAGGAGGTGGATTATATGTCTGATGGGAGCAG TAGCTCAGATGATGAACTTCCTGGAAAACCCAAACCTGTGAAGGAGGATGAGCTTCCTAAAG GCATTGATGAAGGAACGGAGAGCAGTGAGGAGAGTGAAGAGGAGAAggtagaggaagaagaagaggaagagaagAAAGCACCGACACCCCAGGAGCGAAAAAAGAAGAGAG ACAGCAGTGACGAATCGGAGACGTCCGAGGACAGTGATATAGACGGAGAGGCTTCCTCTGCTCTTTTCATGCAGGTAACCGGGAAT AAAAAGAAGACTCCCCCGAAGAAGGataaaaaaggaggctccaacaACAGCTCACGCGCCAATAGCAGACCTGGCACCCCCTCTCCTGATTCAGGGAACACATCCAACACTCTCAGGGCCGCAGCCAATAAACTGGAGCAAG GTAAACGTGGAGCAGCCGCACACACTCCAGCTGCAAAACGTTTGAAGATGGATTCTGGACCTCCGAATACATCCGGAAAGTCAACTCCACAGCCGCAGTCTGGAAAGTCCACGCCCTGCAGTGG GGACATTCAGTTGACCGAAGAAGCAGTTAGAAGATATCTGACGCGCAAACCCATGACGACCAAGGACTTGCTGAAAAAGTTCCAAACCAAGAAGACCGGTCTTAGCAGCGAGCAGACCGTGAATGTGCTCGCCCAGATCCTAAAGAGACTTAACCCCGACCGCAAGACCGTACATGACAAAATGCACTTCTACCTGAAGGAATGA
- the GTF2F1 gene encoding general transcription factor IIF subunit 1 isoform X2 translates to MTSLGGSSQSTSGQSVTEYVVRVPRNPSKRYNLMAFNAADKVDFSTWNQARMERDLSAKKMFQDEDQPDSGAGSEYNRKLKEEARRRKYGIILREFKIEDQPWVLRVNGKSGRKYKGVKKGGVTENASYFIFTQSPDGAFEAFPVSNWYNFTPVAKHRTLTAEEAEQEWERRNKILNHFTIMQQRRLKDQGQDDDEEEGGGKQEKGGKSKKKKKKNDLKIHDLEDDLEMSSTESEESGEEDGQSKAQKKAAQSKKKKKSRNDDEAIEDSDDGDFEGQEVDYMSDGSSSDDELPGKPKPVKEDELPKGIDEGTESSEESEEEKVEEEEEEEKKAPTPQERKKKRDSSDESETSEDSDIDGEASSALFMQVTGNKKKTPPKKDKKGGSNNSSRANSRPGTPSPDSGNTSNTLRAAANKLEQGKRGAAAHTPAAKRLKMDSGPPNTSGKSTPQPQSGKSTPCSGDIQLTEEAVRRYLTRKPMTTKDLLKKFQTKKTGLSSEQTVNVLAQILKRLNPDRKTVHDKMHFYLKE, encoded by the exons ATGACGTCCCTG GGGGGCAGCAGTCAGTCTACCAGCGGGCAATCTGTCACTGAATATGTCGTACGTGttcccag GAACCCCAGTAAAAGATATAATCTTATGGCATTCAATGCGGCAGATAAAGTCGACTTCTCGACGTGGAACCAG GCTCGCATGGAACGCGACCTGAGTGCCAAGAAGATGTTTCaggacgaggaccagccagactcTGGGGCTGGGAGTGAATACAATCGCAAGCTGAAAGAGGAGGCCAGGCGGAGGAAGTACGGCATTATTCTGAGAGAGTTCAAGATTGAAGACCAGCCCTGGGTGCTAAGGGTTAATGGCAAATCCGGGCGGAA GTATAAAGGTGTGAAGAAAGGTGGGGTGACGGAGAACGCCTCTTACTTCATCTTCACCCAGAGTCCAGATGGAGCCTTCGAAGCATTTCCTGTTTCCAACTGGTACAACTTCACTCCAGTGGCCAAGCACCGCACCCTGACCGCTGAGGAGGCTGAGCAAGAATGGGAGAG ACGAAACAAAATCCTCAACCACTTCACTATAATGCAGCAGCGTCGCTTGAAGGACCAAGGGCAAGACGACGATGAAGAGGAAGGTGGTGGCAAGCAGGAAAAGGGTGGGAAgagtaaaaaaaagaagaaaaaaaatgacctGAAAATTCACGACCTTGAGGACGACCTTGAGATGAGTTCCACCGAGAGCGAGGAGAGTGGTGAAGAGG ATGGTCAATCTAAAGCACAAAAGAAAGCTGCTCAgagcaagaagaagaagaaatctCGCAATGATGATGAGGCCATAGAGGACAGCGATGACGGAGACTTCGAGGGGCAGGAGGTGGATTATATGTCTGATGGGAGCAG CTCAGATGATGAACTTCCTGGAAAACCCAAACCTGTGAAGGAGGATGAGCTTCCTAAAG GCATTGATGAAGGAACGGAGAGCAGTGAGGAGAGTGAAGAGGAGAAggtagaggaagaagaagaggaagagaagAAAGCACCGACACCCCAGGAGCGAAAAAAGAAGAGAG ACAGCAGTGACGAATCGGAGACGTCCGAGGACAGTGATATAGACGGAGAGGCTTCCTCTGCTCTTTTCATGCAGGTAACCGGGAAT AAAAAGAAGACTCCCCCGAAGAAGGataaaaaaggaggctccaacaACAGCTCACGCGCCAATAGCAGACCTGGCACCCCCTCTCCTGATTCAGGGAACACATCCAACACTCTCAGGGCCGCAGCCAATAAACTGGAGCAAG GTAAACGTGGAGCAGCCGCACACACTCCAGCTGCAAAACGTTTGAAGATGGATTCTGGACCTCCGAATACATCCGGAAAGTCAACTCCACAGCCGCAGTCTGGAAAGTCCACGCCCTGCAGTGG GGACATTCAGTTGACCGAAGAAGCAGTTAGAAGATATCTGACGCGCAAACCCATGACGACCAAGGACTTGCTGAAAAAGTTCCAAACCAAGAAGACCGGTCTTAGCAGCGAGCAGACCGTGAATGTGCTCGCCCAGATCCTAAAGAGACTTAACCCCGACCGCAAGACCGTACATGACAAAATGCACTTCTACCTGAAGGAATGA
- the GTF2F1 gene encoding general transcription factor IIF subunit 1 isoform X3, with amino-acid sequence MTSLGGSSQSTSGQSVTEYVVRVPRNPSKRYNLMAFNAADKVDFSTWNQARMERDLSAKKMFQDEDQPDSGAGSEYNRKLKEEARRRKYGIILREFKIEDQPWVLRVNGKSGRKYKGVKKGGVTENASYFIFTQSPDGAFEAFPVSNWYNFTPVAKHRTLTAEEAEQEWERRNKILNHFTIMQQRRLKDQGQDDDEEEGGGKQEKGGKSKKKKKKNDLKIHDLEDDLEMSSTESEESGEEDGQSKAQKKAAQSKKKKKSRNDDEAIEDSDDGDFEGQEVDYMSDGSSSSDDELPGKPKPVKEDELPKGIDEGTESSEESEEEKVEEEEEEEKKAPTPQERKKKRDSSDESETSEDSDIDGEASSALFMQKKKTPPKKDKKGGSNNSSRANSRPGTPSPDSGNTSNTLRAAANKLEQGKRGAAAHTPAAKRLKMDSGPPNTSGKSTPQPQSGKSTPCSGDIQLTEEAVRRYLTRKPMTTKDLLKKFQTKKTGLSSEQTVNVLAQILKRLNPDRKTVHDKMHFYLKE; translated from the exons ATGACGTCCCTG GGGGGCAGCAGTCAGTCTACCAGCGGGCAATCTGTCACTGAATATGTCGTACGTGttcccag GAACCCCAGTAAAAGATATAATCTTATGGCATTCAATGCGGCAGATAAAGTCGACTTCTCGACGTGGAACCAG GCTCGCATGGAACGCGACCTGAGTGCCAAGAAGATGTTTCaggacgaggaccagccagactcTGGGGCTGGGAGTGAATACAATCGCAAGCTGAAAGAGGAGGCCAGGCGGAGGAAGTACGGCATTATTCTGAGAGAGTTCAAGATTGAAGACCAGCCCTGGGTGCTAAGGGTTAATGGCAAATCCGGGCGGAA GTATAAAGGTGTGAAGAAAGGTGGGGTGACGGAGAACGCCTCTTACTTCATCTTCACCCAGAGTCCAGATGGAGCCTTCGAAGCATTTCCTGTTTCCAACTGGTACAACTTCACTCCAGTGGCCAAGCACCGCACCCTGACCGCTGAGGAGGCTGAGCAAGAATGGGAGAG ACGAAACAAAATCCTCAACCACTTCACTATAATGCAGCAGCGTCGCTTGAAGGACCAAGGGCAAGACGACGATGAAGAGGAAGGTGGTGGCAAGCAGGAAAAGGGTGGGAAgagtaaaaaaaagaagaaaaaaaatgacctGAAAATTCACGACCTTGAGGACGACCTTGAGATGAGTTCCACCGAGAGCGAGGAGAGTGGTGAAGAGG ATGGTCAATCTAAAGCACAAAAGAAAGCTGCTCAgagcaagaagaagaagaaatctCGCAATGATGATGAGGCCATAGAGGACAGCGATGACGGAGACTTCGAGGGGCAGGAGGTGGATTATATGTCTGATGGGAGCAG TAGCTCAGATGATGAACTTCCTGGAAAACCCAAACCTGTGAAGGAGGATGAGCTTCCTAAAG GCATTGATGAAGGAACGGAGAGCAGTGAGGAGAGTGAAGAGGAGAAggtagaggaagaagaagaggaagagaagAAAGCACCGACACCCCAGGAGCGAAAAAAGAAGAGAG ACAGCAGTGACGAATCGGAGACGTCCGAGGACAGTGATATAGACGGAGAGGCTTCCTCTGCTCTTTTCATGCAG AAAAAGAAGACTCCCCCGAAGAAGGataaaaaaggaggctccaacaACAGCTCACGCGCCAATAGCAGACCTGGCACCCCCTCTCCTGATTCAGGGAACACATCCAACACTCTCAGGGCCGCAGCCAATAAACTGGAGCAAG GTAAACGTGGAGCAGCCGCACACACTCCAGCTGCAAAACGTTTGAAGATGGATTCTGGACCTCCGAATACATCCGGAAAGTCAACTCCACAGCCGCAGTCTGGAAAGTCCACGCCCTGCAGTGG GGACATTCAGTTGACCGAAGAAGCAGTTAGAAGATATCTGACGCGCAAACCCATGACGACCAAGGACTTGCTGAAAAAGTTCCAAACCAAGAAGACCGGTCTTAGCAGCGAGCAGACCGTGAATGTGCTCGCCCAGATCCTAAAGAGACTTAACCCCGACCGCAAGACCGTACATGACAAAATGCACTTCTACCTGAAGGAATGA